A window of Eubacteriaceae bacterium ES3 contains these coding sequences:
- the thrS gene encoding threonine--tRNA ligase, which translates to MINVTLKDGSVKSYDEGVSVYDVANDISPGLAKNTLAGELNGELVDIRQKICKDSDLNLLKFEDEGGKHAFWHTGSHLLAQAVKRLYPEAKLAIGPAIDNGFYYDIDVDVIITPEIMEKIEKKMKEIVKEGLEITRFELPRNEALKKVREEGEIYKEELIEKLPEDAVISFYQQGEFTDLCAGPHLKDLKGIKAIKLLSLAGAYWRGDEKNKMLQRIYGITFPKKSELDDYLTKLEEAKKRDHRKLGKELDLFSLQDEGPGFPFFHPKGMIIRNELENFWRQEHQKRGYQEIRTPIILNAELWKRSGHWDHYRENMYFTEIDESSYAVKPMNCPGAMLVYKRTGHSYRELPIKMAELGLVHRHELSGALHGLMRVRNFTQDDAHIYMMPDQIEAEVIKVIELADDIYNVFGFSYKVELSTKPEKAIGSDEVWEKATNALRNALEKKNIDYRINPGDGAFYGPKIDFHLEDSLGRTWQCGTIQLDFQMPERFDLTYIGSDGEKHRPVIVHRTILGSIERFFGILVEHFAGKFPVWLSPVQIMIIPVADAHSDFAQNIADQLIQLGIRASIDNRGEKLGYRIREAQIHKTPYMLVVGDKEMEGGDLALRVRDSSDVTQISLEDLKEKLLDKIKTKEIELD; encoded by the coding sequence ATGATTAATGTTACATTAAAAGATGGATCGGTTAAATCCTATGATGAAGGTGTTTCAGTATATGATGTTGCTAATGACATCAGTCCGGGGCTGGCAAAGAATACTTTAGCCGGTGAATTAAATGGCGAATTGGTAGATATACGTCAGAAAATTTGTAAAGATTCAGACTTGAATTTGCTGAAGTTTGAAGATGAGGGCGGAAAACACGCATTTTGGCATACTGGGTCACATTTATTGGCGCAAGCTGTAAAAAGATTATATCCAGAAGCCAAACTGGCTATCGGGCCAGCGATTGATAATGGTTTTTATTATGATATCGATGTAGATGTAATTATCACACCTGAAATCATGGAAAAAATTGAAAAGAAAATGAAAGAAATAGTCAAGGAAGGGCTTGAAATTACACGGTTTGAACTACCTCGTAATGAGGCGCTAAAGAAAGTCAGAGAAGAAGGCGAGATTTACAAGGAAGAACTCATTGAAAAACTGCCGGAAGATGCAGTTATCAGTTTTTATCAGCAAGGTGAGTTCACAGATCTCTGCGCTGGTCCTCACCTTAAAGATCTAAAAGGAATTAAGGCGATTAAGCTGCTTAGTCTCGCTGGTGCTTACTGGCGAGGAGATGAAAAAAATAAGATGCTTCAACGAATTTATGGGATTACATTCCCTAAAAAGTCAGAGCTTGATGATTATTTGACTAAGCTGGAAGAAGCTAAAAAACGCGACCACCGAAAACTTGGGAAAGAGCTGGATTTATTTTCTTTGCAGGATGAAGGACCAGGATTTCCGTTTTTTCATCCAAAGGGAATGATTATCAGAAACGAGCTGGAAAATTTTTGGCGTCAGGAACACCAGAAACGTGGCTATCAGGAGATAAGGACCCCAATTATTTTAAATGCAGAATTGTGGAAAAGATCCGGACATTGGGATCACTATCGTGAAAATATGTATTTTACAGAAATTGATGAAAGTTCGTATGCAGTCAAACCTATGAATTGTCCAGGAGCAATGCTTGTCTATAAACGAACAGGTCATTCCTATAGAGAATTGCCGATTAAAATGGCAGAGCTGGGATTGGTGCATCGTCATGAACTCTCAGGGGCACTTCATGGTTTGATGCGAGTAAGAAATTTCACCCAGGATGATGCACATATTTATATGATGCCAGATCAGATTGAGGCAGAAGTCATTAAAGTAATTGAGCTGGCAGATGATATTTATAATGTCTTTGGTTTTAGCTATAAAGTTGAATTATCTACAAAACCTGAAAAAGCAATCGGTTCTGATGAAGTTTGGGAGAAAGCAACAAATGCTCTACGTAATGCGCTTGAGAAAAAAAATATAGATTATCGGATTAATCCTGGGGATGGAGCATTCTATGGACCAAAAATCGACTTTCATCTTGAAGATAGCCTGGGACGAACCTGGCAGTGCGGAACGATTCAGTTGGATTTTCAGATGCCTGAACGGTTTGATCTGACCTATATCGGATCTGATGGTGAAAAACATCGACCGGTTATTGTTCATCGTACAATTTTGGGAAGTATCGAGAGATTCTTTGGCATTCTGGTGGAACACTTTGCCGGTAAATTCCCTGTTTGGCTTTCGCCTGTGCAGATTATGATTATTCCAGTAGCCGATGCCCATAGTGATTTTGCTCAAAATATTGCAGACCAGTTAATACAATTGGGAATTAGGGCATCTATTGACAATCGTGGTGAGAAATTAGGTTATCGTATCCGTGAAGCTCAAATTCATAAAACACCGTATATGCTGGTAGTTGGAGATAAAGAAATGGAAGGCGGGGACCTAGCCCTGCGAGTAAGAGATTCAAGTGATGTAACTCAAATCAGTCTTGAAGATTTAAAAGAAAAGTTATTGGATAAAATTAAAACAAAAGAAATTGAATTGGATTAA
- the infC gene encoding translation initiation factor IF-3, whose amino-acid sequence MTISKEIQHEINNEIRDREVRVIDENGEMLGVMATKDALRLSDDKNLDLVKVSPNAKPPVCKILDYGKFRYEEIQRAKEAKKNQKAVVIKEIRMSVRVEEHDINVKVKNCLKFLEQGNRVKVSIRFRGREMAYTDRGKDVLLDFAERASEFGVIEKAPKMEGRSMVMFLSPKKDK is encoded by the coding sequence ATTACAATTAGCAAAGAAATTCAACATGAAATTAATAACGAAATCCGCGATCGTGAAGTTCGTGTTATCGATGAGAACGGTGAAATGCTCGGTGTGATGGCAACTAAAGATGCGTTGCGTCTCTCAGATGACAAAAATCTGGATTTAGTTAAAGTTTCCCCTAATGCCAAACCTCCGGTTTGCAAGATTCTTGATTATGGAAAATTCCGATATGAAGAGATACAGCGAGCTAAAGAGGCGAAAAAGAATCAGAAGGCGGTTGTCATTAAAGAGATTCGTATGTCTGTTCGAGTGGAAGAACATGATATTAACGTAAAAGTAAAGAATTGTTTGAAATTTCTGGAACAAGGCAATCGTGTTAAAGTATCAATTAGATTCAGAGGAAGAGAAATGGCATATACAGATCGGGGTAAAGATGTGTTATTGGACTTTGCTGAACGCGCCTCAGAATTTGGCGTGATTGAAAAAGCCCCTAAGATGGAAGGACGAAGCATGGTTATGTTTTTGTCACCCAAAAAAGACAAATAG